A stretch of DNA from Arthrobacter jiangjiafuii:
TGACAGTGGCCTGATCGTTTACGGATGGATCGAGTGTTCGCCCGAGCGCTGGCGTTACGCGTTGAGGGCTATCCTCGAGCTTCGGAAGTCACTCTACCGAGAGCACGCCGTCCCTCCTGCCGAGGAACTTCATGCCACCAAGTTCATCAATGGCCGAGACCGTGTCTCTACCCGCGACCATGCCAGCCGGACGGAGTGGAAGACCTTGGGGCGGGCCATTGCCCGTGACTGCCTTACCGTTCTCAGGGACTGCGACGATATCCGGATCGGATCGGTGTACCGTCGGACAAATGCTAAAGGGCGGGAGTACTCCCTGGAGCGCGGCAAGGTGTACGAAGAACTTCTGCGACAGCTAAACGATGAGCACCGGGCAGACGATACCTATGCCTTCCTCAGCATGGATGGCGACGGGTCCGACCCGACTTACTTCAATGCGCATCGTTCCCTGCCACTGGATAGTCGATACATCATTGAGGACCCAATGTTCCACGATTCTCGACGTTCCCAGTGGGTGCAGATGGCCGATCTTGTCGCGTATGTCGTCTTCACCCACCTCAATCGACATGACGGCAACAAGTTCGCGTGGGACTGGTACGAAGACTACCTGGCGCCACGAGATTGTCATCTCGGGCCCCAAGAAATCTAGGGACTGAAAAGTTTTCTGTTAAACAGCAAGACCCGCTGGTCCACGAGTGTGGGGCGGGTCCGCTCTTCTACTATACACAACATGTCCACGCCATAGGTCTGCAAACGCAAGCTATGTCGGCGCTTTCGGGGAGGTACTCTCTGTGAGTACAGCTTGCCCTAAACCAGCTGCTCTGAGCTTGCTTGAGTGAAGAAATCTTTGCACCACACAGAACAACGGCCAGGGCGCCGCAGGCATGTCACTGCTCGGAGCCGGAAACCGACCCCATGAATGCGACCGGGCGCAGCAGCGACATGGCTTCCTCCGTGAGGTATGCAGCTCCTCCGGCAGCGGGTCCAGCTCGCCCTGCAGTCCTTCGAGAACCCGATCGATGCCCGCGAGTTCCTCGGTGCGCAACGCATCACCCAGTCCGCAGTTTGTGCTCGCTGTGGAAGGTCAGCCCGTTGGCCACGCCGCACCGGTGCCGTCACCCATGGGAGGGATGTGGCCGCCCTTCCGTATCATGGCGGCTTACTGAGATCGGGTGCGTTGGCAACTAGCGCTTAACGGTAATCGAAGCATCGCCGTCAGGGGAGTGTTACTCAATCACTCGGACGTAAGCGTACGTGCCTTTGTTCTCATCGGTGCAATATGGGAGTGTTCGACTCCGGAAGCGAGCCAGGAACGCCTCGGTCGACGATCGAATTATGGATAGCCCAGCCACTTGCCAAACAAATGTTATGTGTCAGTTTCGATACTCACGCACGGTCCGATACCTTCTAGTTATGACTACTTCACTTGCGCGGCCACTAGATCGAGTGGATTTCGGGCGCATCGACGCCGAAAAAGACGACAAGCTGCTCGACTACTTCATCACTGTCGGCACTGCTGGTAAGGCCCTTCAAGGGAAATACCTAGTCCTTGGTCGTAAAGGTGCCGGCAAGAGTGCTCTTTTCCGATACGTAGCATCGAACGCGAACCGAACCGTCGTTGAACTTGATCTCAAGGATTATGTGTTCAAGGCGCATAGGGCTCTTCGCGACGAAGGGGTGGAAGCATCTTTTGCCTACACTGAGTCGTGGAGGTTCGCCTTCGTCATTGCAATGTTCAGCCAAAGCTACCCGTCGATGCCGTTCCTGCTCAGGTGGAAAGGCAAGCGTCTGCTCCGCAAGTTGGGCACCGGACCAGATAAGGCTCCCATCCGGGCTATCCTTGGCTGGCTTTCCAGAGTCCGAAATATCACTTTGCCATCGGTCGGCGGGGTATTGGACCTCGGTGGTTACAGCGTCGACTCGAAGGAGATGAAACCCTTTGAAGCGTCAACGCGCGAACTTGTGAACCAACTGCAGGACTTGCTAGCTTCGGCCGTAAAGTTGCGTCCAATCACGGTTCTTGTTGACCGTCTGGACGACGCATGGGACGGTTCTGAAGATTCCCTCAAACTCATCGGTGGGGCTGCGCGAGCAGCGCGACAGCTTGCCGATGACTTGAAACAGTCCGGCGCTGCCCCCGCAATCGTGTTCCTGCGGACGGATTTGTGGGAGCGCCTAAAGTTCAACGATAAGAACAAGTTCATGCAGGACACCGTCACCCTCGATTGGGATAACGAAGCCTTGGCGCAGGTAATTGAGGAACGTATACATAAGACGGCTGACTTGCCTGAGGGGCAGGGGTGGGAAACGATTTTCACCACCGAAAGAATGCGCCAAGGAACATCTGCCCAGAACTACATGCTCAAACGAGTTATGGGGCGCCCGAGGGATGTTGTTGCCTTTGCGGTATTTGCCCTAGAGGTCGCAATCGCGAACGGCCACGAGCGTATTGAGAAATCAGATATATACGATGCCGAAGCTAGATACAGCGAGCACATCCTTGATGAACTTCGGGACGAGATTTCCGAACATGTCGAAGATATGGAGGCGGTGGTAAACGCGATGAAGGCTCTTGAACGCAGGAAGGTGGCCCTCGATGCCTGGAATGCGGCCGCATTGAGTAGCGGAATTGCCTCCGATAACATTCACCGTGTTCGTGAACTCTTGTTTGAAGCTTCGGCGATCGGTGTTCTTCGGGCCAATCAAAAAACCGCTTACCGGTATAATGATCGGTCACTTAAGATCGATGAAACCGGTGATATAAGTGTGCATCCTGCGCTCCTCAAAGAACTGGGAATTATAGACGCATAATTCCCAGTCGGGGAAATCATACAATTGCTCGGGAAACGCCTGGTACGGGGGCTTCCGGTGTCACAGCGGATCGTGCGATAGCCCCCGCCGAACAGGCGGGGAGGACGATGTGCCAAACGTGAACGGCTTCCCTTGGCGCGGCCAGAGCACCGCCGGCATCCCACCCCTCGGAGCCGGAAACTCCCCGAACTGACGTAGCCAAGCGCAACGCGCGGCCAGCGAAGCAATTTCCTCTGCGGTGAGCAGCTTTGCCAGATTCTGGCCCAACTCACCTTCCAGCCCCGAGAGAACACCGTCGATACCGGCGAGTTCCTCGGCGCTCCGCGCCTCGCCGGTCCAACCCCACAGTACGGTCAGCGGCAGTGATGAGCGGTGCAGCGGTGCGGGTGGACGGCGGTGCGCTGACGTGTGGTCTAGCCGGACGGGTGTAACTGGTGGTGCCGGCCGCGCGCGGCCGGCGGAGCACAGCCTGCCCGGCTGACCGGTCAGCTCACAGCAGCCAGGACGCGGCTGATGATGATTGTGGTGGCTGTTGTCCAGCCGAAGATTGCGATCGCCTGCCAGACCAGGATGCGTGCCTTGCCGATGCCGGTGGCAACGAGCATGGTGGCCGTGAACTGGGTGGGCAACAGGAGCGGTCCGAGCAGGCTCACCCCGGGAACACCGAAACGCTCATAGGCGCGCTGGAACTTGGCCCTGCGCGGGGACATCCGGTCCTCGTTCACGGCGTAGATGGTCGCTGCGCCGGCGGAGGGCCCGGTGCCGGCCACCGCATCGCGCTCAGCCCGAGCCTTCGTCCGGGAACGGGTAAGGACGGCGTCGCGCGCTCCTGAGCTGAGCAGCACCAACAGCGCCACGCACAGGAAGTTGCCGATCATCGCGGCAGCCGCCGCGGCCACCGGATAAAGGCCGCCGAGGAGCCCGATCGTCGCAGCGCCCTCACCCTCGATGAAGGGGACCGCGCCAGCTGCCGCAACCACGACCGGCTGGAGCAGTTCCGGCACCTCTGCGGCAAGGTTCTGGAAGGTCTCGATAAGGCTCATGGTGTGCTCCTGTCAGTGCGGCGCGGGGCATTTCCCCGGCCATGTCTCCAGTTCACCCGTTGGGAGATGCCGCAGTAAGTGGCCCGAAGGCACTGGTTTCCGTGCGATCCGCACGTCACCTCCATGACTTATGTCATGCCGATAAGCTGTGCCGATGAGCAGTCCGCCCGAGCACGCCGCCACCGTATCCGCCGCCGCGGAAGCCCGCGGCTCCCTGCGGTTGACCCGGAGCATCAGCGCCACCTGGACTTTCACGGCCACGTCGATCCTGATTTTCGAGCTCCTCATGGTTTTCTTCACGGTGGCCGTTCTTGTTGATGGGGGATCCGGCGGAGCAGCGGCCGCAGGAGTGGGTGCCGCCGGATTGCTGTGGACGGCAGCGACGCTGCTGCCGCTGCTCGACTACCGCCATCGCACCGATGCGGCACCGATCATGAGCGTCCGCCATCTCGCACCGCTTCTGATGGCGGCGATATACGGGCTCGCGGCGGGAATGGGGACCGGGATTTGGGTGCTGGCGGCCGTGCCCGTCATCCAAATAATCATGCTGCTGAACTGGCCGCCGGGAGTGCGCCTGCGCGTGGTGCTGGCGGCGACCGGCCTGCTTGTTGCGGTTGCGGCGATTGATTTTCGGCTGACGCTGGCAGACAGCAGCGGCACGGTGTGGCCCCAAGCGATCCTTGTGGGCGTGGCACTCCCGGCTATCACCGTGAGCTCGTTGTGGTGGTGGGATGTGCTCGTCACGCTCGACCGGGCCCGTGGCTCTGAGGCGAGGCTCGCGGCCACCCAGGAGCGGCTGCGCCTCGCAACCGACGTTCATGATCTGCAGGGACACCACCTCCAGGTCATCGCCCTGCAGCTGGAGCTGGCCGAGCGGCTCATGCCGCATGACCCGGAGACGGGGATGGAACATCTGCGTGCGGCCCGCGCCAGCGTGGCCGGTGCCAGCCAAGGCACCCGGGACCTTGCCGCACGGTTCCGCTCGGTGCCCCTGCGCGACGAGATGGCCAATGCCGTGGACCTTTTGAGGGCCGGCGGACACCAGGCTGAGTTCACGACCGATCCCGACACGTCGCTCGCACCGGCGTCGGTATTGGGGCCGGTCATCCGTGAGACCACCACCAATGTGCTCCGCCACGGCGGCGGCAGATGGGCGCAGCTGTCCCTCAGCCGCGCGGACGAAGGGTGGCGGTACCAGATTTCCAACGACGTCGGCGCGGTAGTTTCCTGCGGTGACGCTTCGGATCGGGATGCTTCCGGGTTGGACGGAATTGCGCTTCGGGCCGCCGGGGCGGGCGGCGAACTCGAGGTGCGGCGCGAAGACGAAACGTTCACCGTGGTTGTCACTGTTCCTGCGCCCGGAAAGGACAGCAAATGATCCGCGTGCTGCTTGCGGACGATGAGGGGATGATTCGCTCTGCTCTGGCGGCGTTGCTGAGCCTCGAATCGGATATCGAGGTTGTGGCGGAATGCGCCGACGGCGCGGAAGCGGTGAGCGAAGCGGTGCGGCTCAAGCCGGATATCTGTCTGCTGGACCTGGAAATGCCGCATCTCGACGGCGTTCAGGTCACGGAGCAGTTGAACCGAACCATCGCCGCGCGGTGCGTGATTGTCACCCGCCATGCCCGGCCGGGGGTCCTGCGGCGCGCGCTGGCGTCGGGTGCTGCGGGATTCATGCCGAAGTCCCGCAGCGCCCATGAGGTTGCTGTCGTCATCCGCCGCGTTGCTGCCGGTGGCCGCTACGTCGATCCGGAAGTGGCAGCAGACGCACTGAGCGACGAGCGCCCACCGTTGACCGACCGGGAGTTGGACGTGCTGCGCGCGGCCCGGCAAGGGGAGTCGACGCGGCAGATCGCGCACACCCTGTCACTGGCTACCGGCACCGTGCGTAACCACATCTCGACCGTACTAGGAAAGCTTGCGGTGGAGTCCCGGCAGCAAGCGGTGCTCCTTGCGGAGGAGCGCGGCTGGATTTGACCGTCGCCCCAGGCGCAGGTTTTTCAGCCACGAGGACCACTGCAGCATCCGGAGTCTTCTGCCAGGAGTTCCGCGTCGCCGGGACCTATAAGTGGGCGTTCGGGCGTCGGGTGAGCCGCTCGGTGAGGAGCCTGTTGGCCCAGTTCGGAGATATCTGGGCCGTTGCAGCCAGGACACGGGCCTGGATCCCGACGGCGCGGTGGACGTTCCGGGGCCACCTCCGGTTGCGGGCCTTGACGCTGCGATCCACGGCGGCGACAGCGGCTGCGGCAACGTCGGTTTCGTTCAGCCGCACACCGAACGACTGGATTGCTCCGATGTTGACGCCCTTGACCATCCCGGTGTTGACGAACAGCGGCCATAGATCGAGCACGGCAATGCCATGTTCCGCCCATTCCAGTTCCAGTGCCTCGGTGAGGCCGCGGACAGCGAACTTCGTCGCCGAGTAGGTGGCAAGATCAGGCTGCCCGTAAATGGCCGAGGCAGATCCCAGATTGAGCAGCACCGGCCTGTCAGCCTTCTTCAGGTACGGGAACGCGGTATGGGCACCGTTGATGGTGCCGAGAACGTTGACGTCCACGAGCGCCCGGTGCCGTTCAAGATCGGTATCAACGAACGGCCCGGCAGCCAGCAGCCCGGCGTTGTTGACCAGCAGGTCCAAGTGGTCCTCGCACACGGAGGCCAGGGCATCGCGCCACTGCTGGGCATCCCGGACATCGAGCGGTCCGGTGACGACGGTCGTGCCGTGGGCAGAAGCGATGTCCTTGAGCTCGGCGAGGCCGTGAGTGTCGATGTCGAAGGCGCCGACCCGCCATCCGTTGCGCAGCAGAAGGGCGGCGGTGGCGTGTCCGATGCCGCGGCCGGCGCCCGTGACGACGGCGACGCGGCCGGAATGCTGCTCACTGTTCCCGGCCATCTCAGGCCGCCACGCGGTGGGAGTTGGCCTGCGCAGCGGTGACGCGCCGTGCTCCGGCCTCGCGCTCGCTGCGCAGGACCCGCATGTAATCGTCGAAATCCACCTGGATGGTGTGCCGCTTGCTGGTGACGTACCTCTTGGCGACCGCCTTCCGGTGGCGGTCAATCTCCGCGTCCATCTCCGCCGGTTCCGGCAGGGCGTAGCGGCCCTGGAGATGGTCGGCAGCGAGCTCGGACTGCCGCTCGGAGATCGGCATGATCGCGCCGAGCGGCTGGACGAGTCCGATGAAGAACAGCCCGGGCACCGTCGGGTGGAACATCCGCTTGTAGAGCCTGACCTCGTTGTCTCCGCCGGGGTCAAGGAAGTCACGGTCGAAGAAGGGGAAGGAGATCTTGTACCCGGTGCAGTAGACCACCAGGTCGGCCGCGACGCGGCTGCCGTCCGCGAAGACCACGTCGTCGCCGTCGAACCGCTGGATGTTTGGCTTCGGAACCACGGCGCCGTGGGCCAGCCGGTCGAGCACCCGGCTGGACATGGTCGGGTGTGCCTGGGCGAACTTATGGTCGGGCTCCTGGAGGCCGTAGCGCGACATCGGACCCGTGGCCGCACGCATGAGCAGCCGGGCAACCGGCCAGCGGACCCAGGACGGGATCTTCTCGTTCCCGGCGATCTCATCGTAGGGCTTGCCGAAGACGTACTTGGGAATGATGTGCACTCCCCGCCGGTGGGAGAGGTAGGTCTCGGCCGCGTGATAGCTGGCGTCCGTGGAGATGTCCATGGCCGAGTTGCCCATGCCGAGCACCACAACCCTCTTGCCGACGAGCTGCTGCTCGTCCTTGTAGTCGTGGGAGTGCATCTGCTCGCCGGTGAAGGTCTCCGCGCCGGGGAAAGCGGGCTCCGGCATCCGGGGGTCCCAGTGGTGGCCGTTGGCGACCATGACCGAGCCGTAGAACCGGGTCTCCCCGCTGTTCAGCCGCACCTCGAAACCGCCGCGGGGGAGCGGGTGCACCTGCTCCACGCCGGTGTTGAAGGTGATCTTGTCCCGGAACCCGAAGTGGTCCACGTAGGCGTCGAAGTACGCGGCGATCTGGTCGTGGCGGGCGAAGTTGGGCAGGGCCTCGGGCATCGGAAAGTCGCTGAACTCCATCCGGCTGCGGGAGGTGTTGATGTGCAGGGATTTGTACGTCGCCGACACGCCGTTGCTGTTGCCCCACACCCAGTTGCCGCCCACCCGGTCGGAAAGCTCGAAGCAGTCGAAGCCGAGTCCGCGTTCGTGGAGCACCTTGGCCGCCGTGATGCCGGAGGATCCGGCGCCGATGACACACACGCGCTCGCGGTCGCTGCGGCTGAGGTTGGCGGCGGAGGACGTGCTGTGGAATGTCGTCATTGGCGCTCCAGGCTGTGGATATGACCGGTGGTCATGTGATGTGTGTCACTGTAGACTCCCCGACTGTGACGATCAACATCAACACTCCGGCATGCAGCATCGGTCCGCGCGGCCTGGAGCTGCACCACGTCCTTCCGGCCCCCGGTGTGCCGGAGAAAGCACCGCTATTGTTCGTGCACGGGCTCGGACACGGAGCCTGGTGCTGGTCCCACTGGCTGGAGGCTGCCGCCGCGGCCGGCCATCCGGCGTACGCGGTCTCGCTGCGCGGACACGGTGCCAGCCAAGGGTCGTTGCGGACGGCCAGGCTGAGCCATTATGTCGACGACGTCGTCCACACGGCGGCCAGCCTGCCCCGGCGGCCGGTGCTGGTCGGACACTCCCTGGGCGGGCTGGTGGTGCAGCTGGCACTGGCGCGGTACGCCGCCCGGGCCGGTGTCCTGGTGGCTCCCGTGCCGGCCCATCCGGCCGTGGGTTCCCTCCTGGCGATTGCCCGCCGCCACCCCGCAGACGCGGCCCGCTTGTGCCTCGGCAGGTCCTTGCCGCTGCGCCCGGACTACCTGTTCAACCAGCTCCCCGGGCCCGAGGCCCAGCGGCTGGCCGACCGGTGCGGGCCGGAGTCGCCGCTGGTCCAGTACCAGCTCCTGCTGCACCGGCCGGCAGCGCGGCCCCGCGGCGACGCGCCGGTGCTGGTGCTTGCCACCCCGGACGATGCCCTCGTGCCCCTGGCCGACGTGCGCCGCACGGCATCGCGCTACGCAGCCCCCGTCCTCACCTTCCCCGGCATGGGCCACGACCTGATGCTCGACCGCGGGTGGCGCGCACCCTTCGATGCGATGACGAGCTGGCTCGGCCAGCTGCCGCCGCGCTGAGCATCGCCGCATCGGGCGGACGGTCAGACGGCGTCGAGGTGTTGCGGACCGAACGCCGCCTCGAGCACAGCGACCAAACGCTCGACGGCGGAATGCCGTTCCTGACGGGCCGCGCTGCTCAACCCCAGCACCGGATCAAGGCCCGGGCTGTGCGGGGCCAGTGCGATGTGGGGCAGCAACACCAGCAACAGGGCGAGGAAAGCCTCCAGGTCCGCCTGCGGCCGCAGGTCACCGCGCTTGGAAGCACCGGCCAACAGCGGCCGCAGAACGGCGGCGTAGTGCTCATTGGCGACCTGACGGACCGCCATCCGCGCGGACCGCTCCGGTTCCACGTTGACCGCCACCGTCATCGCGAGCTCCAGGGGGTGGGAATGGAAGTACTCCTCCCACAGCACCACCAGCTCGCGGAGCGGGACGAAGAACCCGTGGCTCCAGTCGAGAGACCGGATGGCCATCTCCATGTCCGCCCGGATGCGGACGCTGGCGCGCTCGGACAGGTACGCGTACAGGTCTGATTTGTCGCGGAAGTACTGGAACAGGCTGCCCTTGGCGACACCAGCCTCGCGTGCAATGACGTTCAAGCTGCCCCCGGAGAAGCCGTGCCGGGAGAACTCATCCTCTGCCGCGCTGATCACCGCGTTACGCCGGGCCTCCGGCAGCCGCTCCCACGTCGTCGTCGGCATCCAATGTCCTCCCGCTTGCGCTCACAGTCAGCCCCAGTCTCCCAGAGTCCTTCGCCGGTCCCCGCCAGAAGTGGTCGTACACTTCGGTGACCGGTCTACAAGGGGGACACCGCGTGGCATGCCAGGGCTGCACGACATCTTCACATCTCGCCCGGGCCAACGCGCGCCAGCTGCTCTGAGCCCGCACCCGCAACCGTGAGACGCAAAGGGGTCGGCTGCTCCACCGAGCAATCGACCCCTTAGCGGTTCGGAGGACTAGAGCGTCCCGGTGACCGTGTTCCACTCGCCAATGTAGTCGTCGAGGTTGGTTGCAATGTCATCCCAGTCGGGATGCAGGACCGTTACTCCGTCCATGATTGCTGCGAGCTCTTCGGCAACGTCACCGGCAGGCGTGATATCGGTGCGTGCGGGGAAGCCTCCGCCGCTGGTGGTGATCAGCGCCTGCGCATCGTCTGTGTAGAGGTAGTCCAGCAGCTTCTTGGCGGCGTCCTCGTGCGGGGCGTTGGCCACCAGGCCGACGGTGTAGGGGACGGAGAGGGTAGTCGGGATGCCGTCGTCGCCCTTAAGGAAGAAGATGCCGAGGTTGGGCATGGTGGCGCTCTGTGCGAAGTTCATCTGCACATCGCCGTTGGCGATGAGCAGTTCGCCCTTGTCGACCTTCGCGGCCAGTTGGCCGGTGGAGTCGGACGGCCCGACG
This window harbors:
- a CDS encoding DUF3800 domain-containing protein, encoding MTISRLIYIDDSGSVDSGLIVYGWIECSPERWRYALRAILELRKSLYREHAVPPAEELHATKFINGRDRVSTRDHASRTEWKTLGRAIARDCLTVLRDCDDIRIGSVYRRTNAKGREYSLERGKVYEELLRQLNDEHRADDTYAFLSMDGDGSDPTYFNAHRSLPLDSRYIIEDPMFHDSRRSQWVQMADLVAYVVFTHLNRHDGNKFAWDWYEDYLAPRDCHLGPQEI
- a CDS encoding P-loop ATPase, Sll1717 family, with protein sequence MTTSLARPLDRVDFGRIDAEKDDKLLDYFITVGTAGKALQGKYLVLGRKGAGKSALFRYVASNANRTVVELDLKDYVFKAHRALRDEGVEASFAYTESWRFAFVIAMFSQSYPSMPFLLRWKGKRLLRKLGTGPDKAPIRAILGWLSRVRNITLPSVGGVLDLGGYSVDSKEMKPFEASTRELVNQLQDLLASAVKLRPITVLVDRLDDAWDGSEDSLKLIGGAARAARQLADDLKQSGAAPAIVFLRTDLWERLKFNDKNKFMQDTVTLDWDNEALAQVIEERIHKTADLPEGQGWETIFTTERMRQGTSAQNYMLKRVMGRPRDVVAFAVFALEVAIANGHERIEKSDIYDAEARYSEHILDELRDEISEHVEDMEAVVNAMKALERRKVALDAWNAAALSSGIASDNIHRVRELLFEASAIGVLRANQKTAYRYNDRSLKIDETGDISVHPALLKELGIIDA
- a CDS encoding small multidrug efflux protein, whose translation is MSLIETFQNLAAEVPELLQPVVVAAAGAVPFIEGEGAATIGLLGGLYPVAAAAAAMIGNFLCVALLVLLSSGARDAVLTRSRTKARAERDAVAGTGPSAGAATIYAVNEDRMSPRRAKFQRAYERFGVPGVSLLGPLLLPTQFTATMLVATGIGKARILVWQAIAIFGWTTATTIIISRVLAAVS
- a CDS encoding sensor histidine kinase, giving the protein MSSPPEHAATVSAAAEARGSLRLTRSISATWTFTATSILIFELLMVFFTVAVLVDGGSGGAAAAGVGAAGLLWTAATLLPLLDYRHRTDAAPIMSVRHLAPLLMAAIYGLAAGMGTGIWVLAAVPVIQIIMLLNWPPGVRLRVVLAATGLLVAVAAIDFRLTLADSSGTVWPQAILVGVALPAITVSSLWWWDVLVTLDRARGSEARLAATQERLRLATDVHDLQGHHLQVIALQLELAERLMPHDPETGMEHLRAARASVAGASQGTRDLAARFRSVPLRDEMANAVDLLRAGGHQAEFTTDPDTSLAPASVLGPVIRETTTNVLRHGGGRWAQLSLSRADEGWRYQISNDVGAVVSCGDASDRDASGLDGIALRAAGAGGELEVRREDETFTVVVTVPAPGKDSK
- a CDS encoding response regulator transcription factor, with translation MIRVLLADDEGMIRSALAALLSLESDIEVVAECADGAEAVSEAVRLKPDICLLDLEMPHLDGVQVTEQLNRTIAARCVIVTRHARPGVLRRALASGAAGFMPKSRSAHEVAVVIRRVAAGGRYVDPEVAADALSDERPPLTDRELDVLRAARQGESTRQIAHTLSLATGTVRNHISTVLGKLAVESRQQAVLLAEERGWI
- a CDS encoding SDR family oxidoreductase; its protein translation is MAGNSEQHSGRVAVVTGAGRGIGHATAALLLRNGWRVGAFDIDTHGLAELKDIASAHGTTVVTGPLDVRDAQQWRDALASVCEDHLDLLVNNAGLLAAGPFVDTDLERHRALVDVNVLGTINGAHTAFPYLKKADRPVLLNLGSASAIYGQPDLATYSATKFAVRGLTEALELEWAEHGIAVLDLWPLFVNTGMVKGVNIGAIQSFGVRLNETDVAAAAVAAVDRSVKARNRRWPRNVHRAVGIQARVLAATAQISPNWANRLLTERLTRRPNAHL
- a CDS encoding flavin-containing monooxygenase; protein product: MTTFHSTSSAANLSRSDRERVCVIGAGSSGITAAKVLHERGLGFDCFELSDRVGGNWVWGNSNGVSATYKSLHINTSRSRMEFSDFPMPEALPNFARHDQIAAYFDAYVDHFGFRDKITFNTGVEQVHPLPRGGFEVRLNSGETRFYGSVMVANGHHWDPRMPEPAFPGAETFTGEQMHSHDYKDEQQLVGKRVVVLGMGNSAMDISTDASYHAAETYLSHRRGVHIIPKYVFGKPYDEIAGNEKIPSWVRWPVARLLMRAATGPMSRYGLQEPDHKFAQAHPTMSSRVLDRLAHGAVVPKPNIQRFDGDDVVFADGSRVAADLVVYCTGYKISFPFFDRDFLDPGGDNEVRLYKRMFHPTVPGLFFIGLVQPLGAIMPISERQSELAADHLQGRYALPEPAEMDAEIDRHRKAVAKRYVTSKRHTIQVDFDDYMRVLRSEREAGARRVTAAQANSHRVAA
- a CDS encoding alpha/beta hydrolase, with the protein product MTININTPACSIGPRGLELHHVLPAPGVPEKAPLLFVHGLGHGAWCWSHWLEAAAAAGHPAYAVSLRGHGASQGSLRTARLSHYVDDVVHTAASLPRRPVLVGHSLGGLVVQLALARYAARAGVLVAPVPAHPAVGSLLAIARRHPADAARLCLGRSLPLRPDYLFNQLPGPEAQRLADRCGPESPLVQYQLLLHRPAARPRGDAPVLVLATPDDALVPLADVRRTASRYAAPVLTFPGMGHDLMLDRGWRAPFDAMTSWLGQLPPR
- a CDS encoding TetR/AcrR family transcriptional regulator — its product is MPTTTWERLPEARRNAVISAAEDEFSRHGFSGGSLNVIAREAGVAKGSLFQYFRDKSDLYAYLSERASVRIRADMEMAIRSLDWSHGFFVPLRELVVLWEEYFHSHPLELAMTVAVNVEPERSARMAVRQVANEHYAAVLRPLLAGASKRGDLRPQADLEAFLALLLVLLPHIALAPHSPGLDPVLGLSSAARQERHSAVERLVAVLEAAFGPQHLDAV